The Chitinophaga parva genomic sequence TTTATACATATCGATCATACATACCGACAAAGCGATAATTTTTGCTTTATTAGCCGTTTCCGTAGCCATGAAGAAGATCCTGATACTTTTTGCACACCCGGTGTATGAGCGCTCCCGCGCCCAGAAAGCGCTGGCCGCCGCTGCCCAGCAGGTGCAGGGCGTTACCTTCCGCGACCTGTATGAACGCTATCCTGATTTTGATGTGGATGTGCCCAAAGAACAGCAGCTGTTGCAGGTGCACGACATCATCATTATGCAGCACCCGGTGTACTGGTACAGCATGCCTGCGCTCATGAAGCAATGGATAGACCTGGTGCTCACCCACGGCTGGGCCTACGGGCATACCGGCCGTGCACTGGAGGGCAAGCAACTGCTGCAGGTACTTTCTGCGGGCACGCAGGAGCATAGTTATGCGCCGGGAGCGTTGCATGGCCGCACCCTGCGGGAATTCCTGTACCCGGTGGAACAAACGGTGAAGCTATGCCACATGCAATACCTGCCACCGTTCGTAGTGCATGGCGTGAACCGCCAGCAACCCGCAGACCTGCAGGCCGCCGGTGAGCAATACAAAAAAGCGCTGACCCTCCTGCAGCAACAAAAGCTGCCGGCCTGGGAAAAAGCGCATTACCTGAATGACATTTTGTAAGACTTTTTAAGCTTCACTTATGCAGCAACATACCATATTTTTCCAGGCCATGGTTTTCCTGGCGGCAGCCGTG encodes the following:
- the kefF gene encoding glutathione-regulated potassium-efflux system oxidoreductase KefF produces the protein MKKILILFAHPVYERSRAQKALAAAAQQVQGVTFRDLYERYPDFDVDVPKEQQLLQVHDIIIMQHPVYWYSMPALMKQWIDLVLTHGWAYGHTGRALEGKQLLQVLSAGTQEHSYAPGALHGRTLREFLYPVEQTVKLCHMQYLPPFVVHGVNRQQPADLQAAGEQYKKALTLLQQQKLPAWEKAHYLNDIL